CTGCCGTGTGTGCCTCCGTGAGATGGCGCACCGCGGCGAGCTCCCGGGCGTGACCAAGAGCTCCTGGTAGTCCAGGACCCGCTGGTAACGCCATAAGCGAAGCAGTGGTGCCCGATCCCACACGGCCTCTTTTTGGGGCTTCGTACGGAATCCCGTAAGGTAGTGGGGTCGGGCCCCCTGTCGCGGCAGCTCCATAGCTGCTGTCGACCCTCTTCGGAGGGCTCGCACTTAGTCTTACGACGCCGCAGGTCCCCTGCGTCTGTGCCCCTGTCCGCACTCCTTCACCGGAGTGCGGCGGGGGGACCTGGCGCGGAGAAACCACGGCGAGAGAGGCCTGAGGCCCATCATGACCATGACCGACCCCATCGCAGACATGCTCACGCGTCTGCGTAACGCGAACTCGGCGTACCACGACACCGTGGCGATGCCGGCCAGCAAGATCAAGGCGCACGTCGCCGAGATCCTGCAGCAGGAGGGCTACATCTCCTCCTGGAAGGTTGAGGAGCCGCAGGAGAACGAGGTCGGCAAGAAGCTGACCATCGAGCTCAAGTTCGGCCCCAACCGTGAGCGCTCGATCGCTGGCATCAAGCGGATCAGCAAGCCGGGCCTGCGGGTCTACGCAAAGTCCACCAATCTGCCGAAGGTGCTCGGCGGCCTGGGCGTGGCGATCATCTCCACGTCCTCGGGTCTCCTCACCGACAAGCAGGCCGCCAAGAAGGGCGTAGGCGGAGAAGTTCTCGCCTACGTCTGGTAATT
The sequence above is drawn from the Kitasatospora sp. NBC_00315 genome and encodes:
- the rpsH gene encoding 30S ribosomal protein S8, with product MTMTDPIADMLTRLRNANSAYHDTVAMPASKIKAHVAEILQQEGYISSWKVEEPQENEVGKKLTIELKFGPNRERSIAGIKRISKPGLRVYAKSTNLPKVLGGLGVAIISTSSGLLTDKQAAKKGVGGEVLAYVW